A region of Lacinutrix sp. Hel_I_90 DNA encodes the following proteins:
- a CDS encoding lipocalin family protein has product MKKLNLLLALFIGLLIFSSCSNDDDDNETELSVVGGWTVGATTLNGEIITNQSITRLLSAENRAEFRYLILVGEGDLELTVFQGNWSRDGNTLTIVFDDADMGTNIYNITELTSNSMTWESEILGEGILKETLTR; this is encoded by the coding sequence ATGAAAAAACTTAACTTACTCTTAGCTTTATTTATTGGACTTCTGATTTTCTCATCTTGTTCGAATGACGATGACGATAATGAAACTGAATTATCAGTAGTTGGAGGTTGGACTGTAGGTGCAACTACATTAAATGGAGAAATAATTACTAATCAAAGTATTACTCGATTATTGTCTGCCGAAAATAGAGCAGAATTTAGATATTTAATTCTTGTTGGAGAAGGTGATTTAGAACTAACAGTTTTCCAGGGTAATTGGTCAAGGGACGGTAATACATTAACAATAGTTTTTGATGATGCCGACATGGGAACAAATATTTATAATATTACTGAATTAACAAGCAACTCTATGACATGGGAATCTGAAATTTTAGGAGAAGGTATTTTAAAGGAAACTTTAACCAGATAA